A single genomic interval of Babylonia areolata isolate BAREFJ2019XMU chromosome 26, ASM4173473v1, whole genome shotgun sequence harbors:
- the LOC143300776 gene encoding uncharacterized protein LOC143300776, producing the protein MKEVEAAPYATSEEPTEHVTQYQRVHDKLGKLRGPGVPLGYPLREEYNPITGEVTGIAWKEDDNRRTSGNRVLHGIRGALGTSSILR; encoded by the coding sequence ATGAAGGAGGTGGAGGCCGCTCCCTATGCGACCAGCGAAGAGCCCACGGAGCACGTCACCCAGTACCAGCGGGTGCACGACAAGCTGGGTAAACTCCGTGGGCCCGGGGTGCCGCTGGGCTACCCGCTCCGTGAAGAGTACAACCCCATCACAGGGGAGGTGACGGGCATCGCCTGGAAGGAGGACGACAACCGCCGCACGTCTGGCAACCGCGTCCTGCACGGCATCCGGGGTGCCTTGGGCACCTCCTCCATTCTCCGCTGA